A region of the Echeneis naucrates chromosome 15, fEcheNa1.1, whole genome shotgun sequence genome:
GACTTAGAAAATGGAGCCTGTTGGTGTTTTACCTTAACATTTGTCATATATCAAATGTATTCTGTCCATTGGCTCATGTTTAGAGACCTGATCACCAATCAACATGCTGCCTGAGACTCTCCTCCAGCAGTGATGCCAGCCTTCGGGCCTCctgcttttctcctctgtgtgctgctgtgtgtgtcagtggctCTGCAGCGCTCTGACCTGCGCCTGGCTTATGTGACCCACAACAGCTTTTACTACTACACTTGCAGCCAGGACCCTCAACCCTGCAGTGTCCCATCGCTCACAGACTGCAGATGCAAGGACATCCCGCTATTTACGCTGCATTACCCCCAGTCTCATTCGTCTCCAGTCTTCCGCATGAGGCGTTTAACCGTTTGGTTTACGTCACCACTAAACACTGCACGTCTGCTCAACAACTCTGAGGTGAGGCACCTCACTCTGATCCACTGCGGTCCTGGAGGATCTTCTTCCCCGGAGGCACATTTTGCAGTGCAGCATCTGGAGAGGCTGACGGTTGTCAACCTCCCGCAGAAACCACTTCAGCACTGTCCAGATGCAAATGCAGCCAGGAATACCAACACTGACCTAGGCAATAGCGCTCGCCTAGATGCCAATAATTACAACAAGGACATTGACACATACCTGGACCAGATCAGtgacatgagagagagagaattctTGGGTTTGTCCCCATCCCAGATCCAAGACATCTTCCTGGGCAGGGAGCTGGGAGCAGCATATCATGAACAGGCTCGGCTGGGCATCATCCACAGCTCCGTACTGCAGTGGGGAGCAATTATCAAAGCATacacagtccaaacacacatAGAGAGTGATGGCATGCTTCCATTTCCTGACCTCCACCTGCCAAAATTACCAGAGACATCTGTCATTTATGTCAGCTTTGTGTACTAATACCAAGTAACTCTTTGAATATTTTGAATTCACTTTAAGGATTCTGCCTGTTTATGTTTTGAAAACTAATCCCTTTATCTTCTCAAAGGGTAAGATACAGTGTACCTTAGTTTGCAGCTTAAACTCATTTAAATTTGGGTCAAAAGGTAAATTTCTTCAAGCTGTATTtatgaagaaaacaacacaaaatctgCCACATTAagtgttattttgaaaaagatgAATCAtatacaaacaatgaaaaagacGGGAAATGGTTTTCAAGGCTTCAGTGACAATTGTTTAACAAATACAGAACTGCACAAATTTTCTACAAGTGGTCTCCTGTTGAAATTGTTCAATGCTCATGAAGAAATGCAGAGTAGGAAATGGAATGTATTTGGGAAATGTTGCAATTATTTTCATATGCAATAGCTTCAATCATTAGTTTCCCAAGAGAAGCTGTTTAGAACAAACTATCAGCAAATCAGAGACTCTGTGGGGCCAAAGCGGCTGACCAACTCCCTCCAGCTCAAGTGCCATGTCTCCAAATGATGTTTACATTGAATTCATGATATAATCCCCTACCAGTGTTTGACTGTTAATTTCTCTatccactttttatttattttcaacaaaaatagaaaattggAGCTTCCACCATCAGATGTGTCCCAGAACATCTCAGATCCAGCTTTTTATATACACGTGTACATAGCGTCCAATGCATTTGAATAATCAGAGACCTGTCAAAGTCAATTAACTGAAAAAATGTATGACTCGCAGATGTATTTGGtttcaaataagaaaaataagttCTGTAATTTATAAACCATGGGCTGTTCTGACTGGGAGAAACAAGAGGATTTGGCACACATCTTCCTGTAAAGGATGAAAATCCCCCAACTCATTTCtacagctgacctctgacccctggtCCTAAAGAAAGGGAAAATTGTCTCTCCTCTGGAAAGTCACAGTTCTTTATGCTTGTGAGGAGTTTTCACGCCAGACAAATGTGAAACTGGACCACAAGATGGCGGCAGATACATTAGAGTGAAAGCTCTGAGGAGAGCCAGAGCAGACTGACAGCATCAGGGAAAAGGTTGTGTTTCCCAgctatttttgaaaatgtgaagaaaaccATTACAGACATTGGTTAACGCCACATTGATCAGCTGTACCCAGACACATATCAGCACTTTAAAGAGCTTATGGACCGTGGGACACAGTTAAATATTGACCTGATATTTATTTgctgaagagaaaataaatgagcaaTGTCGCCTATTGCATTTGctcatagaaaaataaatgtactcATTGTGTGCATGATGATGCAGTTACAGTGGCATTTCTAACATGAACTTCCTCTGATGGATTGTACACATTATTAAGTGTAAATGTAACTTTTAAAAATGGGTGCAGTTGATAAGGGCCAAATCAGAAGGGTTAATGTGAAAATTGCATCTTCTTAACATTTTTGGCTTCGTTGCGTTTGCATCACTGGTCATTGGGTAGGAGGGCTGTCAGGGTTACTTAAGGCGCTGCATGCGCACGGTTtgcttcttgttgttgttgtctgcgTGTTTTAGTTGCGCACCTGCTTATTTGCATGATAAACGGTGCCCTCCCCCACCACCGCCCTACTCCGCTCCTATAATGCAAGCTGCGCGTTGATGCCGCACCTGAGAGGGTCAGCATCCACGCACCGGGGGCCATTACGGGCAGAGGAGCGAAGATCAGCGCTTATGCGAATCAACCCTGCGTTTAGTAGttatagttgttgttgtttgtttgtttgtttgtttgttttttttaggttggTATGACCCGTGGCCCGCGCTCGGGGAGAAATGTGAACACAAACTACCtccaggaaaacagaaaatcaattaCATGCTGGGTGCGATAGCGAACGCACTGATGTCAGCGTGAAAAGGTGGACGGGCCCGGACTAAACGGGATTGATTTGAGGTGCCGGTGtgtccctcctctcttcccctccaaCTGAGTCTTTAACCACGCTGCCGCCGTCTCCTCACCGGCAGTTtagcagtaaaacatttttataatcaGACGTTATTGTTCGCCGCCTCCTTGTGGGAGATGCGcccatgttcattttttaaaagggCAAATCAGCCATAATTCAGTTTATAAACTGCAGAGCGCGGGGGAGAAATGCCTGGATGAATATTCATTAGATCCCGCCCAAACTGCCACGCTCGGTGATTCATTAGGCATATGTAAATATCACTCACTTTAATTGCCCCTAAACTGACTCAACATAATGTTGTCATTAGCAAATTATTACTTATTTGTGATAGGCTGCTAATGGTACGGTATGCTAACAGTGCTGAAGCTCCACATATATGATTGCAATTACAGCTCTTTTTATTCACAGGGTGAATCTGATGgatctctttctgtgtgtgtgtgtgtgtgtgtgcgcgcgtgcgaCTAAAGTGCCAACAATTAATTTCTCTGACACATGCATGGGCCATCTGAGTTTAAACATACAGACTGAACCAAAACTTCTTTCAACTACTATGTCTTCTCATCGTATCGGATTCACTCTTTTCAGCTTACAAGAATTATAAACCAACCTGCAGTGTGGTCTATTGTGGTTAAGCAAAATAAACTAACgctttcacacagacagacagacaaaaaaaaaacaaaaacaaacaaacccctcCATAAATGACAATGAATAAACAATCATCTCTCACTTTATCTAAATTATTCCAAAATCCATGCTGTCCTTTAAAAGTGCAGTTCAATTCAACAATGTTGAAGAAAATTCCTCTCATTTTTGATTGTGCATGGAAAATTCAGTTTATAGTTCAGTGTACAGTACATATTTAATATTGTGTATTGTGATGTGGtacaaaaaatagaaatatttctttttttcttgcaaaTACAGCAGATCTGCATCCCCCTCAGAATATTAAAATCCAATCTGAGCAGCTCTGAGTGTCAAAGTTTTTGTAATCAGTGGAGCACAACTCAAAGagcagattttgttttcagaataGAGTCCAAAAATGCACAGAACTCAAACACTGTTAATAACTTATTACATGATTTTAATCTGTGAATAATTCAGTTTAGACAGATCCTTTTAATCCTAAAGGAACAAACTGGTCTGAATTACAAATTTAAATACAGGTTTATGGTAACATTTCAGAGAATcattatattttgttgtttgtggttttaCACCTTAGATTAATTAATAACTATATTTCATCAACCTtactgtgagaaaagaaaattcagCGTCAGATTTCTGAGATTTAGCTAAATCCTCTGACTCTAAACTTATAACTTGCACTCAAACCTGAGgctgtaccccccccccccccaaaaaaaaaaggaaaaagaaaaagaaacaacggcttcttttctctttttctttcttttaaatctccTCCCTGCTTGTGACAGGCTGGACAACGTGACTCAGTTTGGAGTTGTTTTATAGAGGTAGCAGCAGTTTGAAACAACAACCATGACAGAACAGGCCCACAaaacagagggacagaaagacagggaggCAGAGACAAATGaccgtgtatgtgtgtgtgttcgtgtgcaCGTggatgagtgcatgtgtgtgtgcatctgtgagaGAGTGTGAGGGAGCTAATAAAGTAATGTGATGGATGATCTCCTTTCTCCCAGAGGGACCAGCACCATGTAAATTGGCCCACACAATACATTATGGATAAGGCAGTTGAGATTATAGCTTGTTAATgcgtgtcccccccccccccccccccccttcttgcatccttctctctcactcactctctttcCATCCCTCTGCTTCAGCTCAGGCAGTGACATGGTCACCTCATTGTTGGGGCGCGTGGGTCTTTTAGGtacagatggagagggaaagGAGCTGTACTGCAGCGATCTGCCAGCCATAGCAGAAgtttgtgtagctgtgtgtgtgtgtgtgtgtgtgtgtgtgtgtgagtgcacgcCTGTTCTTAAATTACTCACGTTGTAGGGACCAAAGTGTGTTCACATGGTCAGATCACGACCTGTTATGGGGACAAAAGATTTAGATAAATTTAAGTCACTGTCCTCTTAAGGGACACAAAGAAGCTGCTCTTGTGTATATGTTGGCTGGTCCTCATTTTTGCCAAACCTTCAAAGAGCTGTTAGGTATAAGAGCTGGATTTAAGGTTCAGGTTAGAATGAGGTTAGGATTATACATTCAGTTGTGATAGTTCAGGTTGGGGGTCCTCACAAAAATAGACATAgagacatttgtttgtgtgtgtgaaagacagCGAGCCAGCTTCAGGCAGCCAACAGGGACAGTCCGTCAGCAGGGGCCAGGGCTGTGGACATATGTCTCCCCCCTCCCTTAACCACCCTACACCCCCCCGTCAGTCCTCCTAAGAGGGTGCCAAGCCCCCTCaacctcccttcctccctccaccGGCCTCACTTGTttgtccccctccctccaccttgCAGGCCTGTCCAGGGACCTGTCAGGCCATCTGTTGACGCAGGACCAGAGGAGCTGGTCTTGAGGAAATGCTACTGTAGCTTGTATATGTGTTTTGCCTGGCTGTCGCTAATGAGCAGGggtaatgtctgtgtgtgaaggcAGTGTGTCCCTGGGTAAAAGGTCTCTAGCAACAGAAATTGAATGGCAGAGTGTTCACCTCCTCCTAGGCTCAACACTTTTTCTACCAGATCTGCTTCAATTTTTACAAACTCAGAGTTCTAATATCATCAATAAACTAGATCCTTATTGTATATATTGAGAACCtgttgaaaaaatatatataaaaagtctTATCTCATGATATTATGCCTCTTTAAGATCATCCACATCACCATGTAATGGTTTCTTTCCCGGCCAATGCTTCATCCCTCCAACAAATTAGGACAACAGTTTTTATCTGGTCCAGTTGGCCCCCATAGGGCCTATAACTCaatgcatttgtatgtgtgtggtcaGGTCATTTCTTAGAAATTGTTTGGATGATTCTCTCAATTAAGTTGGAAGTATCCCTCCACTGAGAGGCATAGTCAGAATGGGAACTGTataagtgataaaaaaaaacattatttgtcTGATAAAGAAATAGTTTATTAAACAccaacataaatataataaggCCTCTCAGACGTGCTTTAATACGTCATTGgtaaaaccctaaccctgcaccTGGGTGattttaatgtaaacatcatAAAATTAAGTGGGGCTTTTTACCATCTCTGTAAAATGTAAGCGATTTTTCAGGTAGGTTTCAAGTCAAAACTTTCATTCTTTAGGACTAACGGCAAAAAAACTCATAGTATGCATGGAAAATGGTCAAAAGGAAGATAAAACATGCACTTAGCATCCAAAAGCAGCtgcattttcctttcagtgggagccaaaagaaaaatggctgaGTCCTCCACTGAGGACTCAACACCTGCATACACTCGGTTCTCCACAACAGCTGCCACGATACACTGAAGGTGTTCATGGTGGTGATCACATCGCCATCTTTGTTTACTCTGCAGTTTTCCTTTTGGGGTACAAGAACCTGCAGTTGAAACCTGGCCGTATGCTTTTTGTCTGCGAGTCAATACTATGGATGAAACAGGCACACTTTGGTTGATTACATGAAACTACCAAAAGCCAGAGCTTTCCAAATCTGAACATCCATATCTGCCAAGTCagtgccatgtttgtttgtttgtttagtcaTATTATAATATAGTAGTCATATTGTTCTGACTGAAAAAAGTTTAGTGTTGAAACAGCTTAATTCAATATTGGTTAGTCTGGGCAAAATTATCAATTTGTGAAATGCCAGGAAAATAAGTTGGTATCACAACTTCTCAAGAGTTTGTGGCTTGTGGTTAACAGcaatgtaaaagaaagaaatgcagcatGTTTTAGCAGCTGAAAGCAGGTGATGTTTCGCTTCTCCTACGCAGCcatttacaattacaatttaaaatgttaaatcaaCGGTCAGAATTTtggtgatgatgtttgtcaatCAATgcatcagccaatcacaggacCAAGTGTTTTGACTGCCCTTGAAAACAAGTTGTGTTCCCAGCTCAGGACATCTTTTTTTGGCCTTCTAAACTAAAGTCTCTgtccgtgtctgtgtgtgtgagagtgttagagtgtgtgtgtgtgtgtgtctgcgtgtgcgtgAGTGCGAGTGGACCCTCCGCggctctgtgtgtgggtggttgcCTCCATCCATTAGAACGGGTCATCTCTCTCTCATGGAGAGTTTTCATGGCTATGGAACGGATTAGGAACAAGGAAACAAAccgagagaggggaggagagagaggacggaAGATTATTGGGCAGGctggaaggaggaagaaaagaatcTTAAAAAGAGAGCATTAGCATCTACACTTCAGCATTTGTTTGTGGTATGTAGCTGACACTCATCCGGAGTGCCCATGCGTACAGTGACTACAAATGAAGGAACAAGTGAACACTGGCATCTCATCAGAAGTGGCCTTTGAACaaaggggagaggagaggtcTGACGATAAGAGAGAGGATAATGTTGGGTTAAAGGGAGACTATCCCAACACAGTCATTATTACATGTTTACAACAATACCAGAACATTTTTAAGGAGAGAATATAAAATTGATCAAACTTGCATGTTAACTCTGCGCAGACACAAATTTGGCCCCAGAGAAACTAGAAGTAtgacatttaacacatttatgtGATGGAAAGGCCAGAAAGCTTTATAAGAGTCAACAACGTATAGAACTAAGAGATTGACATTGTTGCTTCTGTATTTGAATGTCCTCCAACACTGACCAAgcaagatctttttttttttttaatataaatttcaaaaaaataaataatagtcaTTGTATTTTCTCTTTCGATTGAGCTCACTATGCCTAATGTTTTTGAgttgtccatccatccatctgctcatttgtgtctgtttcacaAGTAAAATATCTCAGAAATGTCTTGAGTGGAATTTCTACACACATCTCTGGCACAAATATTTACTGATATTATTCGGCTGAACAGTTACATTTTGGTgggcagaggtcaaaggtcaaggtaaCTACAGcttcacaaaaaacattttgaccgTAACCCCCAAATTCATAAACTATTTGACATAATCTAATTTATCCTGTTTTATCCTCTGAGACTTTCAAGTCTAGCAGGATAAAATAATGATATAATGACTTTTTATATCCATATGGTCAACTTCACAGTGAGATCATAATGTTCTTCATTATTTAATGCTCTAACAGAGGGTGAGTTTGTGACTATATTTCTTAGCAGGTTGGTGAAGTTTTAAGGCTGCAGGGGTTTAATTCTGGCAGTGTTTTTTTGCTTCAGTTTACAATGCACAAGCCATTTGAAAGGTGCAAATGGTTTTCCTTTAATCCTGTAATTAATCAATCTGTTGTTACTATTGTTAGTTGCTATTCTGTCACGCTTTTTTAGAAATTGCATGCTATctatttttcaaactttttccaCCTCTGTGCAACCGCAGGCAGGCAGAGAACAGTCATTTATTGGAAGATATAGGGACAAACAATTGCATCATAAAATGTCTAAAGGTAAATTTAGCATTTATTAGAACCATCTTTTCACGTTATAATGGTGTTGCATTATAGTAATACACTGGTCTGTTGTTGCTGGAGAGAACCATGGTGTTGCTTTCATTTCTGGGTTTGCTGTAATTGTgatataaatgaaaacattcagagaTGTTTTCCTTTACAGCTTCCCTTCTGTGAAAGACACACGGATAAACACCTGAAAACATGCCATCACAAAGCAACTACCTCACTCCCTTCAAGGTTCATCATGTCCCATCTCATATTCATAATGCATTTCTGGTAGAGCAGAGATGGATTCACAGGAATATATAGCTTTCTTTATGGAACATTTACTTCACATCTTAGTGACTTTCTGAATGGATCCTGAAGGTGATTACGATTTAAAGTGAACTGAACATTAACTCAGAAAAAGTTTCTCATTTACAATTAGAGTTTGAACTATTGTCTTAACTGCTTTCTctcgttcacacacacacacacacacacacacacacaaacaaatagacACAGACACCCGCCCGCACGCGCACACACGGAGCACCAGCCGCCAGTTGGTCTTAAAGAGGCAGATTCCTCTGCAGCATTTTCTCAACATCGTAAAGCGTCTGCTGTTTGAGGCGATGTTTTTTCAATCCGTCTGCTCTCCCTGACATTTCCAGCAAACGTTGGTGTTCGGTTGATTTGGGGGAAATTTGCACACCATATGCTGCAGTGTCAAACACCTACATTTAAGCGGGCTATGGCTCTGCATTCCATAATAGCAGCATCATTGCCGCTTGTTTATCTAATGTGCctgttaatgttatttattgGGAGTCTGCCCGCTATCCAGTTCCTCCATGCATGCTAAGGAGACAGACATAAGATATGCAAATGCTAACGTCGGCCCAACTTCACGGCAGTAAAACAAAGCATTTGCATTTGATGTAGCACATAATAAACTGGTTATTAGCATTTTAAATGCGTCAAACAAACTTGAAAAATGTGGCCTGTGCTGGTGTGGTTTTTATATTGCCGCATGCAGTCaaaacacacgtacacacgcCACAAATGCTTTTATACACATACTGTGTGCATGAGCAAgcacataaatataaacctgttgTGCACAGGAGCAAACTGCTGTCAAAAGGAAAAGAGTCACAGGACAGATGATGAGTTTGATGAAGTTGTTtcttatctctctgtctgtttcgCTCTCCTGCCATAAACTCTCTCTCAGAGCATTAGAACACGCAATTCATTTCAGTGACGATTCATCCTTCAACTTCTGGAAAAAGAGGTCTGGTTTCAGCCCTGAGAAGCACAGACAATGAACAACAGTGCAACTTCTGCCGTCCCTTTTCCAATCGGGTGCTGCTGGTGATTCATGATGGGCCTCAAGTCAGAAGAAAGCTGACCTCTTAAACGCAAGGTCATTCACTAAAAAAAGCCATTCCAGAAATTTCAATTGTGTGAACGGTATAATAAGACACAAGTCAAAGATCATATATGTATACCAAATAATTGATTTCATAGCAAAAAAAGCCCCTCATCGACACAAACACCAGCTATAGAGCATACATCTCAGCAGCATTTACCCACTATTATCTACCGTATATGATGTCTCACACTGCTGCTGGTATTTTCTCCCATTATCTCATCCTAAATGAAGCAGTAACCTGTTGAGCAaaagttcttaaaaaaaattctatatgGCACAAATGGGAACGTGTGTATATGATCTATCTGCTAAAAAGGGAAGTAACACAGCAGAATTAGTGCAAGAATGACAAACATTAGAAGctgcacaagaaaaaaaacattgcaagATTGTGAGGGTGCAACGAAATCAGACTATAGGCAGGATGGCTGCAGTTCAGCGCAGGCATACAGTAAAGTTTATATCGTCACATTTATAGCATTACATTAACCTCAGTATGGAAACAGAAAACGACAAAGTGCATCTGGTGGTTCTTAGTCTGTATTCATTTTGAGTATGTACTGTACATTTCCATATAGGACAATTAGAGTCTATGCTAATTATGATAATTGCTTGAGCCACTCTTTAAGTTTAACTTCTCTGGAGCTGCCACACTGGTGAAATATCCACCCCACAAACTGGGTGTTAATTTCAGCTGCATTAGCAGCATTTTCCGTCCAGATAGTCATGACAGCTATTATTTCCTCATCATCAGCACaaaatataacacacacacattatggtGTTGCAAAGTATCTGAGCTGCATTCAGTTGGATGCAGCTTGCTGGTACCAGAAACAGAAGATGCAGTGTGCCGAAATTTCATGTAAAGATATAAACATGTCAAACATAAAGCTAAACTACGTTGAAAATAAGAAAGTAGCAGGTACCGTTACTCATCTGCTTCTATGCACACTTTTAATATCTACACAGAAAATCTTAAcgaagatggaaaaaaatgtgggaACAGGTTTCTTTGTGATCCAGAAACACTATTATCGAGTTCAGACAGTGGAGCTGACAAATGACAATAACAGCATtctattttcttctattttaa
Encoded here:
- the LOC115055624 gene encoding uncharacterized protein LOC115055624, with amino-acid sequence MPAFGPPAFLLCVLLCVSVALQRSDLRLAYVTHNSFYYYTCSQDPQPCSVPSLTDCRCKDIPLFTLHYPQSHSSPVFRMRRLTVWFTSPLNTARLLNNSEVRHLTLIHCGPGGSSSPEAHFAVQHLERLTVVNLPQKPLQHCPDANAARNTNTDLGNSARLDANNYNKDIDTYLDQISDMREREFLGLSPSQIQDIFLGRELGAAYHEQARLGIIHSSVLQWGAIIKAYTVQTHIESDGMLPFPDLHLPKLPETSVIYVSFVY